A genome region from Streptomyces sp. NBC_01296 includes the following:
- a CDS encoding ABC transporter ATP-binding protein codes for MTTTTDTTTVTTVLEASGVTMRFGGLTAVKGVDLKVNAGEIVGLIGPNGAGKTTFFNCLTGLYVPTEGTVSYKGTVLPPKPHLVTSAGIARTFQNIRLFHNMTVLENVLVGRHTRTKEGLWSALLRGPGFKKAEAASEARAMELLEFIGLEKKAQHLAKNLPYGEQRKLEIARALASDPGLILLDEPTAGMNPQETRAAEELIFAIRDMGIAVLVIEHDMRFIFNLCDRVACLVQGEKLIEGTAAEVQGDERVIAAYLGEPFEGDPTAAPAAEAAEVEAAEVEAAEVEAAEVEAAEEHAAAEAEAEAEAEAPAEAAAEADAEPAAEPDIEPTADAEPAAAPDSTTSTDGEAK; via the coding sequence ATGACGACCACCACAGACACCACCACGGTGACCACGGTCCTCGAAGCCAGCGGCGTCACCATGCGCTTCGGCGGCCTCACCGCCGTCAAGGGCGTGGACCTCAAGGTCAACGCGGGCGAGATCGTCGGTCTCATCGGCCCCAACGGCGCCGGCAAGACCACCTTCTTCAACTGCCTGACCGGGCTGTACGTCCCCACCGAGGGCACCGTCAGCTACAAGGGCACGGTCCTGCCGCCCAAGCCGCACCTGGTCACCAGCGCCGGCATCGCCCGCACCTTCCAGAACATCCGGCTCTTCCACAACATGACGGTGCTGGAGAACGTCCTCGTCGGACGCCACACCCGCACCAAGGAAGGCCTCTGGTCCGCCCTCCTGCGCGGCCCCGGCTTCAAGAAGGCCGAAGCCGCCAGCGAGGCACGGGCGATGGAGCTCCTGGAGTTCATCGGCCTGGAGAAGAAGGCCCAGCACCTCGCCAAGAACCTCCCCTACGGCGAGCAGCGCAAGCTCGAAATCGCCCGCGCCCTCGCCAGCGACCCCGGCCTCATCCTCCTGGACGAGCCGACCGCCGGCATGAACCCGCAGGAGACCCGCGCGGCCGAAGAGCTCATCTTCGCCATCCGGGACATGGGCATCGCCGTACTCGTCATCGAGCACGACATGCGCTTCATCTTCAACCTCTGCGACCGCGTGGCCTGTCTCGTCCAGGGCGAGAAGCTCATCGAGGGCACCGCGGCCGAGGTCCAGGGCGACGAGCGCGTCATCGCCGCCTACCTCGGAGAGCCCTTCGAGGGCGACCCGACCGCGGCCCCGGCCGCCGAGGCGGCCGAGGTCGAGGCAGCCGAGGTCGAGGCAGCCGAGGTCGAGGCAGCCGAGGTCGAGGCAGCCGAGGAGCACGCGGCAGCCGAGGCGGAGGCCGAAGCCGAGGCGGAGGCACCGGCGGAAGCCGCGGCCGAGGCCGACGCGGAGCCGGCCGCCGAGCCGGACATCGAGCCGACCGCGGACGCCGAGCCGGCCGCGGCCCCGGACAGCACCACCAGCACGGACGGAGAGGCCAAGTGA
- a CDS encoding branched-chain amino acid ABC transporter permease has translation MTNEATLPLEGEASVSAGLSRTALLYTVIGGSLLTIVSAFLAWTWTAEFPGDLTYYGSPAPIQFLSLVGALLTAVHALSALGVKGLRWLTPTGARKPVWILSLGTLAGTWFTVIAIAWVLGGFVHLEPGAYVALIGSLVPALAAYKLADDSHKAAAAKKLPSWGEILIIIGAFAVGLYVVTFGIDTDDKEPQLFVTYLIIIGFAAFALLKSGLFDRLGLLTAKNRQVTLIGTAAAAITFPFIQQSGDTYTLIAVNILIFATVALGLNVVVGLAGLLDLGYVAFLGVGAYAAALVSGSTASAFGFQLPFWAAVIVGALASLIFGVIIGAPTLRLRGDYLAIVTLGFGEIFRIAMGNLDGTSGPDITNGPNGIPNIPHLELFGWNFGESHTVGGIVLGAYANYYFLMLLVMAVVILVFARAGNSRIGRAWVAIREDETAAEAMGINGFKVKLIAFALGATLAGLAGTVQAHVNSTVVPENYVFAGPVPPNSAFLLAAVILGGMGTIRGPILGAALLFLIPAKLAFLQDYQLLAFGIALILLMRFRPEGLIANKRAQLEFHDEETIDQAPADLATAKAGA, from the coding sequence ATGACCAACGAAGCCACCCTCCCGCTCGAAGGCGAAGCCAGCGTCAGCGCCGGCCTCTCCCGCACCGCACTGCTCTACACGGTCATCGGCGGAAGCCTGCTGACCATCGTCAGCGCCTTCCTCGCCTGGACCTGGACCGCCGAGTTCCCCGGTGACCTCACCTACTACGGCAGCCCGGCCCCCATCCAGTTCCTGAGCCTCGTCGGCGCCCTCCTCACCGCCGTCCACGCGCTCTCCGCGCTCGGCGTCAAGGGCCTGCGCTGGCTCACCCCCACCGGCGCCCGCAAGCCCGTGTGGATCCTCTCGCTCGGCACCCTCGCCGGCACCTGGTTCACCGTCATCGCCATCGCATGGGTCCTCGGCGGATTCGTCCACCTGGAGCCCGGCGCCTACGTCGCCCTCATCGGCTCGCTCGTCCCGGCCCTCGCCGCGTACAAGCTCGCCGACGACAGCCACAAGGCGGCCGCCGCCAAGAAGCTGCCCTCCTGGGGCGAGATCCTCATCATCATCGGTGCCTTCGCCGTCGGCCTCTACGTGGTCACCTTCGGCATCGACACCGACGACAAGGAGCCGCAGCTCTTCGTCACGTACCTGATCATCATCGGCTTCGCGGCCTTCGCCCTGCTCAAGTCCGGTCTCTTCGACCGACTCGGCCTCCTCACCGCGAAGAACCGCCAGGTCACCCTCATCGGTACCGCGGCCGCCGCGATCACCTTCCCGTTCATCCAGCAGAGCGGCGACACGTACACGCTCATCGCGGTGAACATCCTGATCTTCGCGACCGTCGCCCTCGGCCTCAACGTCGTCGTCGGCCTCGCAGGCCTCCTCGACCTCGGTTACGTCGCCTTCCTCGGCGTCGGCGCCTACGCCGCCGCCCTGGTCTCCGGCAGCACCGCCTCCGCCTTCGGCTTCCAGCTGCCCTTCTGGGCCGCGGTCATCGTCGGCGCCCTCGCCTCGCTCATCTTCGGCGTGATCATCGGCGCACCGACCCTCCGCCTGCGCGGCGACTACCTCGCCATCGTCACCCTCGGCTTCGGAGAAATCTTCCGCATCGCCATGGGCAACCTCGACGGCACCTCCGGCCCCGACATCACCAACGGCCCCAACGGCATCCCCAACATCCCCCACCTCGAACTCTTCGGGTGGAACTTCGGGGAATCGCACACCGTCGGCGGAATCGTCCTCGGCGCCTACGCCAACTACTACTTCCTCATGCTGCTCGTGATGGCAGTGGTCATCCTGGTCTTCGCCCGTGCCGGCAACAGCCGCATCGGCCGCGCCTGGGTCGCCATCCGCGAAGACGAGACCGCCGCCGAAGCCATGGGCATCAACGGCTTCAAGGTCAAGCTCATCGCCTTCGCCCTCGGCGCCACCCTCGCCGGCCTCGCCGGCACCGTCCAGGCACACGTCAACAGCACGGTGGTCCCCGAGAACTACGTCTTCGCCGGGCCCGTCCCGCCGAACTCCGCGTTCCTCCTCGCCGCCGTCATCCTCGGCGGCATGGGCACCATCCGCGGCCCCATCCTCGGCGCCGCACTGCTCTTCCTGATCCCGGCGAAGCTGGCCTTCCTCCAGGACTACCAGCTCCTCGCCTTCGGCATCGCCCTCATCCTGCTCATGCGCTTCCGCCCCGAAGGCCTCATCGCCAACAAGCGCGCGCAGCTCGAGTTCCACGACGAAGAGACGATTGACCAGGCCCCCGCGGACCTGGCCACCGCCAAGGCGGGTGCGTGA
- a CDS encoding branched-chain amino acid ABC transporter permease translates to MHELPQQLANGLALGALYGLIAIGYTMVYGIVQLINFAHGEIFMIGGFGALTAYAALPTGTSLLIAIPVMIVGGALASVAVATAAERFAYRPLRSAPRLAPLITAIGLSIALQQLVWQFYPDAKKAVSFPEFKGEAFKITDSLSIQRADAFVLILAPLCMLALGIFVQKSRSGRAMQATAQDPDTAKLMGINTDRIIVMAFAIGAAFAAVAAVAYGLDKGQINFEMGFILGLKAFTAAVLGGIGNIYGAMVGGVVLGLAEALSIAYIEDIPGMSQLGGGAWSNVWAFVLLIVVLLVRPQGLLGERVADRA, encoded by the coding sequence GTGCACGAACTGCCGCAACAGCTGGCCAACGGCCTTGCCCTCGGTGCCCTTTATGGCCTCATCGCCATCGGGTACACCATGGTCTACGGCATCGTCCAGCTCATCAACTTCGCCCACGGCGAGATCTTCATGATCGGCGGCTTCGGCGCGCTCACCGCCTACGCCGCCCTCCCGACCGGCACCTCCCTGCTGATCGCGATACCCGTCATGATCGTCGGAGGCGCGCTCGCCTCCGTCGCCGTAGCCACCGCAGCCGAACGCTTCGCGTACCGTCCCCTGCGCAGCGCTCCCCGGCTCGCCCCCCTCATCACCGCAATCGGCCTCTCGATCGCGCTCCAGCAGCTCGTCTGGCAGTTCTACCCGGACGCCAAGAAGGCCGTCAGCTTCCCCGAGTTCAAGGGCGAAGCCTTCAAGATCACCGACAGCCTCTCCATCCAGCGCGCGGACGCCTTCGTCCTCATCCTCGCCCCGCTCTGCATGCTCGCCCTCGGCATCTTCGTCCAGAAGAGCCGCAGCGGCCGCGCCATGCAGGCCACCGCGCAGGACCCCGACACCGCGAAGCTGATGGGCATCAACACCGACCGCATCATCGTCATGGCCTTCGCCATCGGTGCCGCGTTCGCCGCCGTCGCCGCCGTCGCCTACGGCCTCGACAAGGGCCAGATCAACTTCGAGATGGGCTTCATCCTCGGCCTCAAGGCGTTCACCGCAGCCGTCCTCGGCGGCATCGGCAACATCTACGGAGCCATGGTCGGCGGCGTCGTCCTCGGCCTCGCCGAAGCCCTGTCGATCGCCTACATCGAAGACATCCCCGGCATGTCGCAGCTCGGCGGTGGAGCCTGGTCCAACGTCTGGGCGTTCGTACTCCTCATTGTCGTCCTCCTCGTGCGGCCACAAGGCCTGCTCGGTGAGCGCGTCGCGGATCGGGCGTGA
- a CDS encoding branched-chain amino acid ABC transporter substrate-binding protein, which produces MRHRSLLVLTTVITTGALTLTACGSRDEAKTGGDKSGGSKTVVVIGVDAPLTGSLSALGQGIKNSVDLAAKTANKNNEVPGIEFKVEALDDQAVPASGQANATKLVGNKDVVGVVGPLNSGVAQQMQGVFASANLAQVSPANTNPALSQGDNWGKGEFKRPFKTYFRTAATDVVQGKFAAQYLFKDAGKKKVFVVDDKQTYGAGLAAIFADEFKKLGGEVVGTDHVTVKETDFSSTADKVKSSGADSVYFGGQYPEGGLLADQVKKAGANIPLMGGDGIQDPAFITASGEANEGDLSTSIGYPVEKLPTAKTFIADYQAGGYKDPYAAYGGYSYDAGWSVVQAVKAVVAANGGKLPTDARAKVVEALGKVSFEGVTGKVAFDEYGDTTNKQLTVYKVEGGKWIDVKSDTFNQ; this is translated from the coding sequence GTGCGACACCGTTCTTTGCTCGTCCTCACCACCGTGATCACCACGGGAGCACTGACCCTCACCGCCTGCGGATCGCGCGATGAGGCCAAGACCGGCGGGGACAAGTCCGGCGGCTCCAAGACCGTCGTCGTCATCGGCGTGGACGCCCCCCTCACCGGCTCGCTCTCCGCCCTCGGCCAGGGCATCAAGAACTCCGTCGACCTCGCGGCCAAGACGGCCAACAAGAACAACGAGGTCCCGGGCATCGAGTTCAAGGTCGAGGCCCTCGACGACCAGGCCGTCCCGGCCTCCGGCCAGGCCAACGCCACCAAGCTCGTCGGCAACAAGGACGTAGTCGGCGTCGTCGGCCCGCTGAACTCCGGCGTCGCGCAGCAGATGCAGGGAGTCTTCGCCTCCGCCAACCTGGCGCAGGTCTCCCCCGCCAACACCAACCCCGCGCTCAGCCAGGGCGACAACTGGGGCAAGGGCGAGTTCAAGCGCCCCTTCAAGACCTACTTCCGCACCGCCGCCACCGACGTGGTCCAGGGCAAGTTCGCCGCCCAGTACCTCTTCAAGGACGCCGGCAAGAAGAAGGTCTTCGTCGTCGACGACAAGCAGACCTACGGCGCCGGTCTCGCCGCGATCTTCGCCGACGAGTTCAAGAAGCTCGGCGGCGAGGTCGTCGGCACCGACCACGTCACCGTGAAGGAGACCGACTTCTCCTCCACCGCCGACAAGGTCAAGTCCTCCGGCGCCGACTCCGTCTACTTCGGCGGCCAGTACCCCGAGGGCGGCCTCCTCGCCGACCAGGTCAAGAAGGCCGGAGCCAACATCCCGCTCATGGGCGGCGACGGCATCCAGGACCCCGCCTTCATCACCGCCTCCGGCGAGGCCAACGAGGGCGACCTCTCCACCTCGATCGGCTACCCGGTCGAGAAGCTGCCCACCGCCAAGACCTTCATCGCCGACTACCAGGCCGGCGGCTACAAGGACCCCTACGCGGCTTACGGCGGCTACTCCTACGACGCCGGCTGGTCCGTCGTCCAGGCCGTCAAGGCCGTCGTCGCCGCCAACGGCGGCAAGCTCCCCACCGACGCCCGCGCCAAGGTCGTCGAGGCCCTCGGCAAGGTGTCCTTCGAAGGCGTGACCGGCAAGGTCGCCTTCGACGAGTACGGCGACACCACCAACAAGCAGCTCACGGTCTACAAGGTCGAGGGCGGCAAGTGGATCGACGTCAAGAGCGACACGTTCAACCAGTAA
- a CDS encoding PaaI family thioesterase: MGEQHAVKFPQEVLDEYSALGIDLPALFSAGDLGERMDIRILEASAERVVGTMPVKGNTQPYGLLHGGASAVLAETLGSVGAMMHGGITKVAVGVDLNCTHHRGVRSGTVTGVATPVHRGRSTTTFEIVISDEEGRRVCSARLTCLLRDAGPAAEA, from the coding sequence ATGGGTGAGCAGCACGCTGTGAAGTTCCCGCAGGAGGTCCTCGACGAGTACTCGGCCCTGGGCATCGACCTGCCCGCGCTGTTCTCGGCCGGCGACCTCGGCGAGCGGATGGACATCCGCATCCTCGAAGCCTCGGCCGAGCGCGTCGTCGGCACCATGCCCGTCAAGGGCAACACCCAGCCGTACGGGCTGCTGCACGGCGGGGCCTCCGCCGTGCTGGCCGAGACCCTCGGCTCGGTCGGCGCGATGATGCACGGCGGCATCACCAAGGTCGCCGTCGGCGTCGACCTGAACTGCACCCACCACCGGGGCGTCCGCTCCGGCACGGTCACCGGCGTCGCCACCCCCGTACACCGCGGCCGCTCCACCACCACCTTCGAGATCGTCATCAGCGACGAGGAGGGCCGCCGGGTGTGCAGCGCCCGCCTGACCTGCCTGCTGCGCGACGCAGGACCCGCCGCCGAGGCCTGA
- a CDS encoding FdhF/YdeP family oxidoreductase: MATKPPAGDPAQDAPQVAPPKQAAAGLPAIGHTLRIAQRQMGVARTARTLLKVNQKNGFDCPGCAWPEGDKRHTAEFCENGAKAVAEEATLRRVTPDFFAQHPLADLAGRSGYWLGQQGRITEPMYLPEGADRYEAVPWERAFEIIAEELTALDSPDEALFYTSGRTSNEAAFLFQLFAREFGTNNLPDCSNMCHESSGSALNETIGIGKGSVSLEDLHQADLIIVAGQNPGTNHPRMLSALEKAKTSGAKIISVNPLPEAGLERFKNPQTPVGMLKGTALNDLFLQIRIGGDQALFRLLNKLVIATEGATDEAFIREHTHGYEELAAAAEEADWAETLTATGLTRPEIEQALAMILASKRTIVCWAMGLTQHKHSVATIREVVNLLLLRGNIGRPGAGVCPVRGHSNVQGDRTMGIFERPAPAFLDSLDREFQITSPRGHGYDVVRSIEALRDGKAKVLFAMGGNFVGATPDTDVTEAAIRKAALTVHVSTKLNRSHAVTGRRALILPTLGRTDKDVQTSGKQFVTVEDSMGMVHASRGNLAPASPHLLSEPAIVARMARAVLGAASATPWEEFERDYAAIRDRISRVIPGFEDFNARAARPEGFRLPHAPRDERRFPTKTGKANFTAAPVEYPKIPEGRLLLQTLRSHDQYNTTIYGLDDRYRGITGGRRVVMVNPEDAAELGLADGSYTDLVGEWKDGVERRAPGFRVVHYPTARGCAAAYYPETNVLVPLDSTADTSNTPASKSVVIRFEPA; this comes from the coding sequence ATGGCCACCAAGCCGCCCGCAGGTGATCCCGCACAGGACGCGCCGCAGGTCGCGCCCCCCAAGCAAGCCGCCGCCGGTCTGCCCGCGATCGGGCACACCCTGCGGATCGCCCAGCGGCAGATGGGCGTCGCCCGCACCGCACGCACCCTGCTCAAGGTCAACCAGAAGAACGGCTTCGACTGCCCGGGCTGCGCCTGGCCCGAGGGAGACAAGCGGCACACCGCCGAGTTCTGCGAGAACGGCGCCAAGGCCGTCGCCGAGGAGGCCACGCTGCGCCGGGTCACCCCGGACTTCTTCGCGCAGCACCCCCTGGCCGACCTCGCCGGCCGCTCCGGGTACTGGCTGGGCCAGCAGGGCCGCATCACCGAGCCGATGTACCTGCCCGAGGGCGCCGACCGGTACGAGGCGGTCCCCTGGGAGCGGGCCTTCGAGATCATCGCCGAGGAGCTGACGGCCCTCGACTCCCCCGACGAGGCCCTCTTCTACACCTCGGGCCGCACCAGCAACGAGGCCGCGTTCCTCTTCCAGCTGTTCGCCCGCGAGTTCGGCACCAACAACCTGCCCGACTGCTCCAACATGTGCCACGAGTCCTCGGGCTCCGCACTGAACGAGACCATCGGCATCGGCAAGGGCAGCGTCTCCCTCGAAGACCTCCACCAGGCCGACCTGATCATCGTCGCCGGGCAGAACCCGGGCACCAACCACCCGCGCATGCTGTCCGCCCTGGAGAAGGCCAAGACCTCCGGCGCGAAGATCATCTCGGTGAACCCGCTGCCCGAGGCCGGCCTGGAGCGGTTCAAGAACCCCCAGACCCCGGTCGGCATGCTCAAGGGCACCGCCCTCAACGACCTCTTCCTGCAGATCCGCATCGGCGGCGACCAGGCCCTCTTCCGCCTCCTCAACAAGCTCGTCATCGCGACCGAGGGCGCCACCGACGAGGCCTTCATCCGCGAGCACACCCACGGCTACGAGGAGCTCGCGGCCGCCGCCGAGGAAGCCGACTGGGCCGAGACCCTCACCGCCACCGGCCTGACCCGCCCCGAGATCGAGCAGGCGCTGGCCATGATCCTGGCCTCGAAGCGCACCATCGTCTGCTGGGCCATGGGCCTCACCCAGCACAAGCACTCCGTCGCCACCATCCGCGAGGTCGTCAACCTGCTCCTGTTGCGCGGCAACATCGGCCGCCCCGGCGCCGGCGTCTGCCCCGTCCGCGGCCACTCCAACGTCCAGGGCGACCGCACCATGGGCATCTTCGAACGCCCCGCGCCCGCCTTCCTCGACTCACTCGACCGCGAATTCCAGATCACCTCGCCGCGCGGCCACGGCTACGACGTCGTCCGCTCCATCGAGGCCCTGCGCGACGGCAAGGCCAAGGTCCTCTTCGCGATGGGCGGCAACTTCGTCGGCGCCACCCCCGACACCGACGTCACCGAGGCCGCGATCCGCAAGGCCGCCCTGACCGTCCACGTCTCCACCAAGCTCAACCGCTCCCACGCGGTCACCGGCCGGCGCGCCCTGATCCTGCCCACCCTCGGCCGCACCGACAAGGACGTCCAGACCTCCGGCAAGCAGTTCGTCACCGTCGAGGACTCCATGGGCATGGTCCACGCCTCCCGCGGCAACCTCGCCCCTGCCTCCCCGCACCTGCTCTCCGAGCCGGCGATCGTCGCCCGCATGGCCCGCGCGGTCCTCGGCGCCGCCTCCGCCACCCCGTGGGAGGAGTTCGAGCGGGACTACGCAGCCATCCGCGACCGGATCTCCCGCGTGATCCCCGGCTTCGAGGACTTCAACGCCCGCGCGGCCCGCCCCGAGGGCTTCCGCCTCCCGCACGCCCCGCGCGACGAGCGCCGCTTCCCCACCAAGACCGGCAAGGCCAACTTCACCGCCGCGCCCGTCGAGTACCCGAAGATCCCCGAGGGCCGACTGCTCCTGCAGACCCTGCGCAGCCACGACCAGTACAACACCACCATCTACGGCCTCGACGACCGCTACCGCGGGATCACCGGCGGCCGCCGCGTGGTCATGGTCAACCCCGAGGACGCCGCGGAGCTCGGGCTCGCGGACGGCTCGTACACGGACCTGGTCGGCGAGTGGAAGGACGGCGTCGAGCGGCGCGCGCCCGGCTTCCGCGTCGTGCACTACCCGACCGCCCGGGGCTGCGCGGCCGCCTACTACCCCGAGACCAACGTGCTGGTCCCGCTCGACTCCACCGCCGACACCAGCAACACCCCCGCGAGCAAGTCCGTCGTCATCCGCTTCGAACCGGCCTGA
- the polA gene encoding DNA polymerase I has protein sequence MAENASKKTDQTTAADRPRLMLMDGHSLAYRAFFALPAENFTTATGQPTNAIYGFASMLANTLRDEAPTHFAVAFDVSRKTWRSTEFPEYKANRSKTPDEFKGQVELIGELLDAMNVPRFAVDGFEADDVIATLATQAEALGFEVLIVTGDRDSFQLVSERTTVLYPTKGVSELTRFTPEKVEEKYGLTPQQYPDFAALRGDPSDNLPGIPGVGEKTAAKWITQFGSFAELVERAEEVKGKAGQNFRDHLEAVKLNRVLTEMVKDVELPKTPADLARAPYDRSQVTGVLDVLEIRNASLRERLLAVDPGAVEEEAPAPAAGVELDASVLGAGELAPWLASHAGGPLGISTVDSWALGQGNVSEIALAAAGGAAAWFEPSSLDEADDRAFAAWAADPARPKVVHNAKGLMRVFPEHGWSLAGVTMDTALAAYLVKPGRRSFALDVLSNEYLHRELQPAAADGQLAFGADETAEAEALMAQARAVLDLGDAFTGKLAEVGAAELLHDMELPTSELLARMERSGIAADRDHLEAMEQQFASAVQQAVKEAHAAVGHEFNLGSPKQLQEVFFGELDLPKTKKTKTGYTTDADALAWLATQTDHELPVIMLRHREQAKLRVTVEGLVKTIAADGRVHTSFSQTVAATGRLSSTDPNLQNVPVRTDEGRAIRRGFVVGEGFESLMTADYSQIELRVMAHLSEDEGLIEAFLSGEDLHTTVASQVFGVERSQVDAEMRRKIKAMSYGLAYGLSAFGLSQQLNIEPAEARGLMETFFERFGGVRDYLGRVVEEARATGYTATVFGRRRYLPDLNSDNRMRREAAERMALNAPIQGTAADIVKVAMLRVDRAITEAGLKSRMLLQVHDEIVLEIAPGERKKVEELVRREMAAAVELRAPLDVSVGVGTDWESAAH, from the coding sequence GTGGCAGAGAACGCATCGAAGAAGACCGACCAGACGACCGCAGCGGACCGCCCCCGCCTGATGCTCATGGACGGGCACTCCCTGGCGTACCGGGCGTTCTTCGCGCTGCCCGCGGAGAACTTCACGACCGCGACGGGTCAGCCGACGAACGCCATCTACGGCTTCGCGTCGATGCTGGCGAACACGCTGCGCGACGAGGCGCCCACGCACTTCGCGGTGGCGTTCGACGTCTCGCGCAAGACGTGGCGCTCGACGGAGTTCCCCGAGTACAAGGCGAACCGCTCCAAGACCCCCGACGAGTTCAAGGGGCAGGTCGAGCTGATCGGCGAGCTCCTGGACGCGATGAACGTGCCGCGGTTCGCGGTCGACGGCTTCGAGGCCGACGATGTGATCGCCACGCTGGCGACGCAGGCGGAGGCCCTCGGCTTCGAGGTGCTGATCGTCACGGGCGACCGGGACTCCTTCCAACTCGTCTCCGAGCGCACCACCGTGCTGTACCCGACCAAGGGCGTCTCCGAGCTGACCCGGTTCACCCCGGAAAAGGTCGAGGAGAAGTACGGCCTGACCCCGCAGCAGTACCCGGACTTCGCGGCGCTGCGCGGGGACCCGTCGGACAACCTGCCCGGCATCCCGGGCGTCGGCGAGAAGACCGCCGCGAAGTGGATCACCCAGTTCGGGTCGTTCGCGGAGCTCGTCGAGCGCGCCGAGGAAGTCAAGGGCAAGGCCGGGCAGAACTTCCGGGACCACCTGGAGGCCGTGAAGCTGAACCGGGTCCTGACCGAGATGGTCAAGGACGTCGAGCTGCCCAAGACCCCCGCCGATCTGGCCCGCGCCCCGTACGACCGCTCCCAGGTGACCGGTGTGCTGGACGTGCTGGAGATCCGCAACGCCTCGCTGCGCGAGCGGCTGCTCGCGGTGGACCCGGGCGCGGTCGAGGAGGAGGCCCCGGCCCCGGCCGCCGGCGTGGAGCTGGACGCGAGCGTGCTGGGCGCGGGCGAGCTGGCGCCGTGGCTGGCGAGCCACGCGGGCGGGCCGCTGGGCATCTCCACGGTGGACAGCTGGGCGCTGGGCCAGGGCAATGTCAGCGAGATCGCGCTGGCCGCGGCCGGCGGGGCCGCCGCCTGGTTCGAGCCGTCCTCGCTGGACGAGGCCGACGACCGGGCCTTCGCGGCCTGGGCCGCCGACCCGGCGCGCCCCAAGGTGGTGCACAACGCCAAGGGCTTGATGCGGGTCTTCCCCGAGCACGGCTGGAGCCTGGCCGGCGTCACCATGGACACCGCGCTCGCCGCGTACCTGGTCAAGCCGGGCCGCCGCTCCTTCGCGCTGGACGTGCTGTCCAACGAATACCTGCACCGCGAGCTCCAGCCCGCCGCGGCCGACGGCCAGCTGGCCTTCGGCGCCGACGAGACCGCCGAGGCGGAGGCCCTGATGGCGCAGGCCCGCGCCGTCCTCGACCTCGGCGACGCGTTCACCGGCAAGCTCGCCGAGGTCGGCGCCGCCGAGCTGCTCCACGACATGGAGCTGCCCACCTCGGAGCTGCTGGCCCGGATGGAGCGGTCCGGCATCGCCGCCGACCGCGACCATCTGGAGGCCATGGAGCAGCAGTTCGCCTCGGCCGTGCAGCAGGCGGTGAAGGAGGCGCACGCGGCGGTCGGGCACGAGTTCAACCTCGGCTCGCCCAAGCAGCTCCAGGAGGTCTTCTTCGGTGAGCTGGACCTGCCGAAGACGAAGAAGACCAAGACCGGCTACACCACGGACGCGGACGCGCTGGCCTGGCTGGCCACGCAGACCGACCACGAACTGCCGGTGATCATGCTCCGCCACCGGGAGCAGGCCAAGCTGCGCGTCACCGTCGAGGGCCTCGTCAAGACGATCGCCGCCGACGGCCGGGTGCACACCAGCTTCAGCCAGACCGTCGCCGCGACCGGACGCCTGTCCTCCACCGACCCCAACCTGCAGAACGTGCCGGTGCGCACGGACGAGGGCCGGGCGATCCGCCGCGGGTTCGTCGTCGGCGAGGGCTTCGAATCCCTCATGACCGCCGACTACAGCCAGATCGAGCTGCGCGTCATGGCGCACCTCTCCGAGGACGAGGGCCTGATCGAGGCGTTCCTGTCCGGCGAGGACCTGCACACCACCGTCGCCTCCCAGGTGTTCGGCGTGGAGCGCTCCCAGGTCGACGCCGAGATGCGCCGCAAGATCAAGGCGATGTCGTACGGGCTCGCGTACGGGCTGTCCGCCTTCGGCCTCTCGCAGCAGCTGAACATCGAGCCCGCCGAGGCGCGCGGTCTGATGGAGACCTTCTTCGAGCGGTTCGGCGGGGTCCGGGACTACCTGGGCCGCGTGGTCGAGGAGGCCCGGGCCACCGGGTACACGGCGACGGTCTTCGGACGCCGCCGGTACCTGCCCGACCTCAACAGCGACAACCGCATGCGCCGTGAGGCCGCCGAGCGGATGGCGCTGAACGCCCCGATCCAGGGCACCGCCGCCGACATCGTCAAGGTCGCCATGCTGCGCGTGGACCGGGCGATCACCGAGGCGGGCCTGAAGTCGCGGATGCTGCTCCAGGTCCACGACGAAATCGTGCTGGAGATCGCCCCGGGCGAGCGGAAGAAGGTCGAGGAGCTGGTGCGCCGCGAGATGGCCGCCGCCGTCGAGCTCCGCGCCCCGCTGGACGTGTCCGTGGGCGTCGGCACGGACTGGGAGTCCGCGGCGCACTGA